Within the Osmerus mordax isolate fOsmMor3 chromosome 21, fOsmMor3.pri, whole genome shotgun sequence genome, the region AACCACCCACTTTTCTCTCCAGTCTGCCAGTAGCAGCCTTTCATTTCAATACCATGACAATGAATGCTTCCAAGAACTAAATTATCTTTGGTTGTTACACAAAGAATGGTCAGCCCTTCCTCAGTTTATCATTGTTAACAGCAGTAAACAACCTGTTGTTAACTGCTGTCCTCGTCTCGCCCCACCATCACGCCAAGTTCATCAAGAGCATCTCCTTAAAGTATTTTGTGCATCCTCCATGCAATATCGAAGCAGCATCACTTCGGGCCACCCACTCTGGCTTTTGCTTATTAGGTTTGTGTGAGTTATTCATGCTTAAGACAGTCATTGTATTTCTTCTATCTCCATCTCAAGCACATTACAAAGGATAGTGGGGAGGgtaatagctcagtggttagagcacaaGACTGCAAACcaggaggttgcaggttcacatTTTAAGTGTACTGTGCTTTGCGTAAAAGTGTAAATAGTCCAAGTAACACACTGTTTACATACTACAGTCTTTTTTGTCACATCTGGACATTTCAAAAAAGGACTGTCAAACAAGTTCCCAACATTAACATCATTCCACTCTCTAAACTAAACTGGCATGCCCTTTCCCAGCCTCTACATCAAGAATGGTCCACTTAACAGCAAAATTGGCTGTGCACCAGTCTGTGAGAGGCATAATACATGTTTAGTAGGGCCTTGGGCAAGCCAAATGGATTCCTTAACACACACCAAGGGACTCTAGCGATATGGGCTCAGATTCATCAAAAACAATATGGCCCAGGGGTCTATCAGCACATGGTTAATATGGGCAATAGACAGCAATGTGTGTGACCCCCCTGGACTCTTGGAGAGTTAATAGCCTTTGGGGAATAACGGACACAAAACTGGACCAACAATAGATGAAATAGAGACAGTGGGGGGAATTGGATAGGAagggtgtgttcatgtgtgtgtatgcatttatCACAgggaaagagcagaaaagtTTGACTATTATTGATCAAAACACCCTTTGcccaaaggaagagagagagagagagagagagagaagagaagagagagaggcagacagagaaggagacataGAAACATAAAGAAAGCCCAAGAGATACTGTATAGATCAGAGCATGTGACCAGGATTTCCTATACCCCTACgtatgtatgtaggtgtgtgtgtgaatgcatttgTCAGCTTTACTGCAAACAGTGAAGCTCAAACTAAGTCCAAGGGAACGGATAGAAAAATCTTACAGAAACCAAACAATCACCAGTCCATCAGTTTTCACTTGTTCCCAATCTTCAACATTCCCCAGACACAGTATGGCCTTTGGCTGTTGTATTGTAAGAGATTAAACTCAATACCTTGTTTTGCTAAAGATTAAGTTGTGATAGGCATACCTACCAGTAATATAGAAAAACACAATGTTTTCACATTTTTAAGGCCATTTTCAAAATTCTTGCATCATCCCTGCCTGATAAACCACCATGATCTCGCAAGCGCACGTTCAGCAAACATAGAAAACTTTGTTGAGTCTAAGATTGTCAAATACTGACACAACTGGGAAgaatggagcgtgagatcgacaggcggatcggtgcggtgtccgcagtgatgcgggctctacatcggtccgtcgtggtgaagaaggagctgagttgaaaggcgaagctctctatttaccagtcgatctacgttcctaccctcacctatggtcacgaactgtgggtagtgaccgaaagaacgagatcgcgaatacaagcggccgaaatgagttttctccgcagggtgtccgggctctcccttagagatagggtgagaaggtCGGTCAtctgggaggggctcagagtagaaccgctgctcctccgcgtcgagaggggccagttgaggtggctcgggcatctgataaggatgcctcctggacgcctccctggtgaggtgatCTGGgaacgtcccactgggaagaggccccggggaagacctaggacacgctggagggactatgtctctcggctggcctgggaacgcctcggggtcccccaggaagagttagtggaagtggccggggagagggaagtctgggcctccctgcttaggttgctgcccccgcgacccgacccccggaaaaacggtagaggatggatggatggaatatataaagtaaatgtaataaaactAAAAGTATACAAGTAACTGCCTTTATTGGAAATTACAGTATCAATGAAGATTTTTAAGCTGTGTAGGCTTACTCTAGGCCTATGTCTGCATGGTGAGAAGATGCAAATTCTTTCAACGTGAGATTAGTGACATCACTGGCACTGAATTAAGCTGGCCTGCCTGACCATCTGTTCAATTTATGGCGCCAACCATCACAAAGTCGTGCGTGTGCATAAACTCACGCCTTGTTACCGGCCTATTTAATTAGCCTGCCTTCCAAAAATCTTCAACCGTTAAATAAGTTAGCAAAGGCTGACTTCCATACAAGCATGTTGGATGAAAGGTTCGGAACAGTATGAAGCTTTATTGTTGACATTATTGTTGACACGGTTTAGCATCGCTTGGTTTTATTATTATAGTGCACAGCGTCCATGATACAGTCGGTGATGAATATGTCAGTAGATAGGgtacagttcttctcagtgtttatggtacctatatttctcagatcacaattgaaatgcattatatgcacaatggttgagccagttgtcaaaattgtaggcctaattcaccatacagcgcttgtacatttgcaatgtgcaggcagttttggcatcagtaaacacattaatttagGTTAAAAAaatcactgatctatactgaaagtatatccactttattcggtcgttctgttagctagccagcccctttgaaagcagctgattaTCTGTTGTAACTTCAAAATAATATATAATTTCTCTATTTTCCTTACTCATGTCATTTAATTgtgaatgcctttgttaattgCATTAGTTTAATCGAGGTACTGCATTCCGTTGgtttataaaaaggacacctgcaaaatattaactttgcagagtgcccggttctcgagATATTCGTTGGAAACTCGCTGCAGACCAGAAGACCAACCAGATAGTGATGGGTCGATCACGAAAGAGCCGGCAATtgtaggtgaacgtcgggagctagcttgcatatctgaagagccgactctatttttaaaaaTATACCCTATAGAAATTAAATGATTATGTaataatgaaataatgaatgatTTTATGGATGTAAAATAATTTagtaattcaaagaacaacaaacaaataCGTATATAGCCCTAAAGGCGCACACACATTCGACTGTCTGATAAGCCTCACATTCtcttcctgtcaatcatacacAGGGCGTCAACCAATtatactgcatgagggagggccaaagccaactcacacacacacagtcagacgagGAGTCGAAAGTCGGAGAGCCATAACTAATCAATCAATTTTTAAACAGGTTAGACAGGTTAAGATAGAGATTGATTTCATTTAATtagaattgttttcacacctatcatagtcaaagaaatagtcaaaacatttattttttcaaaTAGCCGtttgggagccaaaagagccgtctCTTTTCAGTGAGCTGAGTCAAACGAGTcagctcacgaaaaagagccggaatacCCATCACTAGAACCAGAGTGTAGGGGCTGGGACGCAAAGAAAGCAAGCCAAACTGGAGGCAAATTATTTGCATTTTTTCATTACTTATTTTTGTGAAAGTGTTTATCCAAACAACGGCAATCgcggcactgcactccgtttgattataaagaggacacatgcagaatatgaactttgcaAAGTGCCTGGTTCTTGAGATGATCCTGGGAAACTGAACCCACTCtactttgtacacacacacacacacacattcctgacattattagagagatgctCAAACCTGACGGTCCCCATTGCACCTGAAACCATGGAAACAATGATaacagcaaccttcagattactagcccgcttccctaaccgctcagccacctgactccctatctaGCGTATTCTTGCCTAAAGGCATATTTAATGAATTACTAAAATGACTAATATATTTGATGTCTTTAGTTTTGCATCCTTTTTCTACTATTGGTAGTTTTGTAAGCCATGTTTTTATGTCATtggtattttatttgttttcagtAAACTGCTTTATTTTTACTGTATCCTTTCCCCTCCCATGCATTGATCCCATTTGTTTATCTAGATATGTTAGTTATTGTTTCCTGTCCTTGAAGCTTGTTGACCACCATTCAGACATGCACTACTACAGCATAGTAGTAGTGCATATCATTGTTATATTATACTGTAAGAAATAAGTGCTCTAACCCCAGTCAAGCAATgcaattaaattacatttacattacatttattcatttagcagacgcttttatccaaagcgacttccaagagagagctttacaaagtgcataggtcactgatcataacaacaagatagccaaaaaacatcgcgagtagccaaaacatgaagcacacattgtgaacaaccaaagtaagtgccaaagggaagaaccataagagcatgtagttaaacaagttacaattaaacaacatgaaccgctataagtgcaagtgtacctgtggaaaaaaagcaagcaacagtaataaaaacaatatatcacagcgagaacaaaaatttaaaacaattaccactaaccacaagagcaacaagtctctaagcaacagtcattgtgatccttgaggaaactgacatcgggtcaagcgaaccattcctaagtaccgttgtactcccggaacaagtgcgtcttgagccttttcttgaaggtggagagacagtcagtatctctgatggaggtggggagttgattccaccactggggggccagacaggagaagagcttgtgttgggaccgggcggtcttgagcggtgggaccaccaggcggttgtctgaagaagtccgtaggtgacgggtgggggtgtaaggctgcaggagagacttgatgtagacgggtgcagtcccgttcactgctcggaaggtcaataccagggtcttgaatctgatacgggccatgataggtagccagtggagagagatgaggagcggggtaacatgggagcgcctgggtagattgtagaccaggcgggccgctgcgttctgaatcctctgaagagggcgggttgcacatgctgggagaccagcgagcagcgagttgcaatagtccaacttggagaggacaagtgcttggactagcagctgggtggagtgctcagacaagtatctcctgatcttccggatgttgtagagggtgaatctacacaaccgggagaccgcagcaatgtgggccgtgagggagagctcgtcgtccatggtaaccccaaggttcctggcagaggatgaaggggtcaccatcgcagatcccagggtgattgagagatcgtgggagatggagggtttagccgggatgatgagaagttctgttttggcgaggttcagctggaggtggtgctcggtcatccaggcggagatgtctgtgaggcaggcctcaatcctagctgagatccccggatcggtcggggggaacgacaggtacagctgcgtgtcgtcagcgtagcagtggtaggagaagccatgggaggtgatgattggtccaagtgaggtggtgtacagagagaagaggaggggtccaaggacggagccctgtgggacaccagtggagagctggcgaggtcctgacagtttgcctccccaggaaacctggtaggatcttcccgacaggtaggatgagatccactggagtgcagtgccagtgatgcccatctcagaaagtctggcgagcaggatctggtggttaaccgtatcaaacgctgcagaaaggtccagcagaatgatgacggatgacctggaagccgctctggcagactggagggcagtggtgactgaaaggagggcagtctctgtggagtggccagtcttgaagcccgattggttggggtcaagcaggttgttctgagagagaaagttagacagttggttagatacagcacgttcaattgtttttgaaaggaagggtaacagtgataccagtctgtagttctggaggacggcagtaaatacatacagtatgcatTTTAATTACATCCAACTGCAGTCAGATGAAAATATCAAGCATAGACATGATATCATCACCAAGATCTCCGTTAAAAAAGGTTAAAAAGCAGCTTCTGCACCTAGAAAGAAACTAGAATTCTTTTTTCTCATCTCTTCATACCCTCAGGTTTCTTCTATTTAATTCAAACAGCAAACTCAAGGGGGCTTAAACCAGTTCTCTGGAATATTAAAATGGGTTTTAGGGGAGAGTAAAATACGGCCTTGAGTTGTAAACCTGCCATGAAATCATACTTGTATAGTGTAGATCAAGAACCGTCGATAGACAATGTCCATCCAACaatgaaaaatacaaaataaacttgacttGAAAATGGTGTCCTAGTACCGCATATCCTTGCCTGATGCATAAACTGTGCAGTCCCTCTTTAAAGTAGAGATAGGGTTTCCACCCAATCCCCATGGTATATTACTAGATGTAATGGACTTAATTTGTTGCACATTTTGCAACAGCATGTTTTCTGTGTGAAAAAggattgaaaaaaaggctgctTAATTTTTTTCCAATAGGGATTGAATAAGGCACACAAGGTAATATAAAAATGAGGACAGGAAAAGAAGTAGGGGAATAGTTAGACAGTCCTTTGTCTTAATACATACCGACGCTAATTAGATCCAATTAAAATGAAGCAGAGGTAATAGCCAGGAAAGTAATCAAACCAACCTAATTTAATCACAAGAGCATTGTGCTGATACCCAAGATTGTGATGGCACCCAAGTTCACTCTAAAGATGAGTCACATGTAGAAAACGTGTTTCACCAATTAAAACTAATAGATAACAGCCATATACTTTGTTTGGGTACAAGTCATCTAGAAAGTTAAGAACTCAAAAGTGTAGGTGTCATATTTTTTTGCAGCCAAACTAGCAATTGATGATTTAATCCAAATTAAAGTACTGAAAATTTCAAATAATATATATCCTTAGCTTCCAGAATAGAGCAATTAACACCAATAAGGAATGGTGAAAACAACTGTTCTGGTCTGCAACTGTGACATTGAATCTCAATTTTTCAACCAAATAACCCTTTGACAATGTAGCTGTGATGATGACTATAGATGATTGCACTGAGATCATGTCTCAAGAGTCGTAGATGATTCCTGGGCACCTACCTATGATTTAGAGATTCTCCCAGAAGGTGATGCATGTTAAGTACCACAAATCTAATTTAGACAGACAAAATAAGACTGGGAACCAGCAGTCCAGCAAAGCAGCACAAGAAAACAAAGTTGGGCTTCAGAATGTCACATCTTTAAAAAGTGTGAGGAGCAGGTAGCTTCTCATCCTTTACCAATGCTTGTATTTATACAGGTCATCTTAAAGACTGAAAAGTGATCATTCTCACCTCGGGATTTTACCTATTAATATGCCAACTATCCTATCCACAGGTAACATAAAAAATATGGGATTTATGATTGTACGATTTTGCATTTGTTCACACGCTGTTCCTAAATTGTACTAGATTTAattcatttacacatttacattcgATGAGAGTGACTGTTAAGTGGTTGAGCACAGGAAGTCATGTTGGTCCCAATAGAAGAGTGCATTATCAACATATCACAGCTCCACCAAGTGGTAAGAGCATACATGCAATGGTGATAGGGAAGTGTTCAAATGCGGTTTCAAATGCTGGAATTATGTCCTCTGTTTAGCAATATCATCCTCCAATCCACCCTTAAATGTGTATCTTCTGCATAGTACTTCCAGGTTCCATGTAAACAAGTCAGTGTACAGACTATTACATTAAGTCATTGAACCATTAGATCAAACTAGATGTCTGTTAAGCACCATTCATAAACAACTAGTGATGTCAACACCTAATGCAATTGTCATAACATACCCTATTTGACCACAAATGTTTGTACAAATAACTACAAAAAAGAATGTGTGTTTAATAGTTAATCTTCTGCATACACCAAAGGTCTAACACACCTTGCATATCTGACACTTAAGAAATGCATTCACATGTGAAGGCATACAAAGTCAGTAAGGATTTGACAAAACCCTGACACAATGTCAACATATGCTTGTGAAGTGCCTAAGACATGTGAAGAAAAACTCTCTCCAATTAAAAGACTCCCCTGCTGTAATATGTCCGCATTCAATAGAATTCAAATAGAAATCCTCACCCAACCCCTCCCAGAAATACATCCTGTGTTCACATGAATTCACTGATGTCTATTGGATGTTTTTCCCATGAGGATGGACAATTCCAGACTATCTTAAAGGTCAAGAGACCAGAATGGATCACCCTTCACTGGTCCTTGTGCTGGAAGGGCAGCTTTCTACGGTCCTTGCCAgcgttcctctttctctttttgctGAGGAAGTTCTCCAGCTTGCCGCTCCTCTTCAGCTCGTTATACTTGTCGGCCAGTTCCAGCTTCTTCTTGTCGGCTAGAAGGGGGTAATTACACAAACCAATGTCAGTAAGATAAAATGGAAAACTACAtttcaaataaatataaatgcaCTTACATTTCTTGAGGAAGTATGGTTTCAGGCCCTGTCCAGccatttctctctgtttcctcttgaactccagctccttctccctctgttcttCACGGCTCTTCCTAGCCCTCTCCTGGTTCTCCTGAAGCCACGAAACAGGACCAAAATGAAGTGGATAGCAATAGCACCCTTCATCTCGTTAGTAGCAGCACTAGAACAACTGTGTATGGTGGAAATCTCACCATTCTCTTCAAGAGGAACTGCAGTTTCTCCTTCTGGTTGGCcatctttgttttgtttattctcTTCTGTACGACCTATGGAGCACAgaattaaaacattttaaatgtgttcTACTCATAGTGGTGTTGTGCCATCCCTGAAGGAAATCAGAACAGAAAAGAACGCAGAGAAATCACAACAATGAAAGTTGTACTTGGTAGTTAACTTACGTCTTTCTCACGTTGCTTAATGTCATTGATGAACTTGTAGGTTTTCTCAAAGATCTCAGGTTTGTATTCGCCCGATAGGTCATCGAACCGAGGGTCTCTGGACACCTGgatgtgaaaaaaaaaagatgtataaaaaaataatatacgAAACCGTGGCCTGACGAGAACCCGCACACAGTGTTAACTATGGACTGGGCTCAAAGGTTCTTACCGCTTTCTTTACAGGAATGACTTGTCTAAGGTAAGGGGCAGGTCTTTTGGCTGATATCTCCATGGGCCTGGTGAATACACCGCAATTAAGAGTTGTCTGAGACAAAGCATTAAAATCTCAACACCATGCACATGGAGTTAACCATTACTTGCTAATATAAAATGTTATACATTACCTATTTTTATTCAAACGTTTCTTTTTCTGAATGGGTTGTTTGCCCTTGGTGGTGCCATATGCTATTTCATTGTATACCTTTGTTCCAACTTTATTTTGAAGTGTCATTATGTCTTCGAAGGACATTGTGGAAAGCTCTGAAAGATACATTTTAAACATACTCAATGCCAGCATGAAATTATCTCAAAGTATTTTTTCCTCCATTGAAGGGCCAGGTAAGAAGGTATTGCACTGTCTTACTTACTAAGACTTACAGACACCAACCTTTTTTTATGTCATTTTCAGTATCTACTTTGCCCTCTCTGTCATCGCTTTCTGAATGTGCACTGTCTTCATCAGCATCCTTTaagttttcttctttttcttcatcctcctcttcatcttcatcaccatctGACTCCTCGTCATTCTCACTGCAATCATCCTCTTCAAACACTTTTCCACTTAAATCCTCTTCTCTTTCACGTACTGACTCGTTCTCCTCGTCATTGGTGACAACAGAGTTTTTCTTACTCAGCAGAGTAAAATTTCTCTCCATTTCCAATTCAGAGTCTTCATCACTAATGTTAGAGGCAGCACTTAACTGAACTTTGGCCTTCGTAGTCATCTTATGTGAACTGGAGTTAACTGTTGAATCATGCTTGGTCTTAATTGTTGATTTCTTGTAAAGAGAGGTCATATTAAgctgcaaaaagaaataaagagatCGACACACAGCCCATGCACAAATAGTGGAGACAGTATGACAACTGGTGAGGTTGCTAAATCTGAAATGTTGTGCACTTGTTCATTCAGTTACTCACTCTGAGCTAGCTAGCATCAACTGATATCACAACAATTTACGATCCTGCTGTATCTAATATATCTAATCTAACATGCTAATTCGATTGTTAATTTggtagactagctagctagattcCATGTACCTTTAATGCTAGGAAGCCCACGGTTTTAGCTATCATCGTAGCAGTACTAGCTATGTTGGCTAGCGTCGTTCCATAacaagctagctaggctagcctaGCTATCTTTCTGCACAAAACACGTAGGCTAAGGATAGCGTGATAATAATAAACAGGTATCTGAGTGTATCGAAGGACGAAATACATTTTGAATACACTTACGTTCGAGCCGGCAAATCTTTACTCGACAACACGACAACACGTCAACTAGCTACACGTGGCTTCGACCAGCTGTGGAAAACATTtacctacagtgtgtgtgcttgctattGTATACGCTAGGGGGCAGCAAGGTTTCATCATTCTTATTGGACTGAAGTGGACCTAAAATACGTGTATGCAGTGTAGGCTAATGCACCAGTATAATTTACAGATTAGTATTAATTTTGACCACTGTGAATACTTTCATGACTAgacatatattttttatttcacaATCCAATTTGAATCCTCATAAGGATATACAAGAGTTTCGCATTGGCAGTAATCTTGTTTAAATGTAATACCATTGTGTCAATTGAGGATCTGGATTTTATATAGTGTCAGTTAgctaagaggagagagagttacaCCAGACAGGAGTAACACTATAATGACGAGATCAAACACTGAAATTATGGTTTGTTGCAAAGTGTCATtgaggcatgaaggtcagaTAGCTTGTTTTTTATAGTGACCACAGAGAAAACACAATAATAAGACACAGCAGCTGGTATACAGAATATCTGGCTGATGAATACTAAAGTCCTTGTTTCATCCTTATGGTCTTTACAGCTTCCTTCCTGGTCTAAGCACAGGGCATAGGGAACACGAATAGTGTAAAAAGACATGCCTACAATACTACAGTACACTGTCATCATTATGAATCAATATGGTAATATAAAAAACCAGACAGTGATATGAAGATAACAGTATTCTGATATGAATGGCTAACGAGAACAATGAGAAGAAGGAAGGCACAACAACTTCCAAGTTGAATCCTCCAAGGCTCATTTTTAGCCAGCACAGAACCTGTCAAAACCTGTCTTGTCCAATGTTCATGTGTTTATACTTGGATTTATAAAGATATTTGGTCAAATTTACTTTGGACATTGGTAAGGGACTAGGTAATATGATTATGGGTAACCCTTTATactaaggttacattaactaccatgtaaacTACCTAAAAATACCTAGTGCAACAATATTGTAGTTACAGAGGAGCTGCTATGTCGTTACACTTAATTCCGGTTTATAGGTACAAGTTATTACGAGGCCTCTATTTATTTAATTGTGATGAAAGGGACATAATATGGGAGTGGACAATATATACTTGCTGTATGCAAATGTGTGTAGgctatattattggaaaccaaTCAACAAAACGAAACAAATATTGTCCAGAATCCATCAAATGTACTGCATTTTGCATGAAAAAGGTAAAATCATAACATGGCCAAGTCAAGCCTGCCAAATAATTACTTAGTATTGTGACTATGTAAATATCTCTCACTGTGTAGTGTGTTTCAACCTTTTTTAAAGACCCCGTCAAACATGTGCTTTTGTTATGTTTATGTCCCCTAAAGTGTCTGACCATGA harbors:
- the rrp36 gene encoding ribosomal RNA processing protein 36 homolog, whose amino-acid sequence is MTSLYKKSTIKTKHDSTVNSSSHKMTTKAKVQLSAASNISDEDSELEMERNFTLLSKKNSVVTNDEENESVREREEDLSGKVFEEDDCSENDEESDGDEDEEEDEEKEENLKDADEDSAHSESDDREGKVDTENDIKKELSTMSFEDIMTLQNKVGTKVYNEIAYGTTKGKQPIQKKKRLNKNRPMEISAKRPAPYLRQVIPVKKAVSRDPRFDDLSGEYKPEIFEKTYKFINDIKQREKDVVQKRINKTKMANQKEKLQFLLKRMENQERARKSREEQREKELEFKRKQREMAGQGLKPYFLKKSDKKKLELADKYNELKRSGKLENFLSKKRKRNAGKDRRKLPFQHKDQ